The Anoplopoma fimbria isolate UVic2021 breed Golden Eagle Sablefish chromosome 1, Afim_UVic_2022, whole genome shotgun sequence region AACGATTGATGTTTTTGCAGAGAGCTTCTCTTCTCTCCCAGCCTCGTCTCTCCTCACGACTCTGTGcccactctcctctccctctctctgcatccTATGCTTCCTTTCCATTCCAcctccactctctccctcttcatctCCATTTCCTAAActgcctgctctctctctctctctctctctctctctctctcaccccctcctcccttttcctctctctctcctcctgactGCCTGCGTCAGCCAGCCTCCTGCCAGCTAGTAAACGCTGCTACTGGAGCTGCTGTAATCTgcagagcgtgtgtgtgtatgtgtgtatgtgtgtgtgtgtgtgcgtgtgtgatttAGTGTATGAGTGTACGCAGATGGGAAAGCAACTGAGTCAGGGAGGGCTGCCTCTCATCTTTCCGCTGTTACCACCATCCTTcgcttcctccacctccactgcCATGGAGCTCCAGCACGCTGAATCACAGCAGCTTCTGCAGAAAGGGCTGAGgtaatactgtgtgtgtgtctgtgtgtgtgtgttgtagagcgggcttttctttctgtatttacATTGGCATTGAAATGCCTGCATGCAGCCTTACAAAGTGCATTGTTTTGATTGTCCCATCATCCTCAACCCGGGTGTTCGAAGAGATGTGTAGAAACCTCTGacgtgtgtgtgcaggaatgtgttttccTGATCGTCTGCATATGGAGTGTTTCAGTTCCTGCTTGCGTCTGAAGCGCTCACACAATATCACATGACCCAGATTGCAAGCAAGCACCAGTCGTTACTCATTTCATCCCTCCCGCAATCACTGCCGACCCAAGCAGGCCTGtgaaggttttgttttgttgtgatggGGCGAGTCTGCAAATCGAAGCTAACCAGGTGGGGAATTATTGAAAACGAGAGACGCATGTCTGTGTCCTCGCattgttctgtttctgtctttattgcATGGAATTAAAAGTTCCATTGAAGTGGCACTGTCTGCTTCTGTAGGCCTGCATCTCAATCTCAACCATCAAGATAACAAACCCAAACCTTTATCCTCATCCCCCCCCTGTGGAACTTACTATGTATAgaagttttggttttatgttttgtagATATCCATCTCTTAGATTTCTGCAGGTGCTCCCGCTGGTCAAGTAATGGCCTTTGTGTAATTTCTCCTCCCAGCAGGTAGATGTGTACGTGTGTGCGGTGCTCCCTCAGGCCAGTATGGAGTGTGTGTGCCTGAGAAGGTGGGCATCGGGCTCTGCTGTCGTGTTGCTTCACACACTGGCCTTATCCTGGACAGGTGAGGCACTCTGCTATTATAACGTACATGACCTTTTTGACCTTCTGCGTTAATGGAATTCAACGAAACAATGACCTCATGATTATTGCTCTGCAGCTTTATTAATGACAATGGTGTTAATAACAGGTGATAAAGATAGAAACAGTTATATAGCCCAGCATGTAAGTTTCAGTTTTTACCCTTTGGATGGCTAAATCAAATGAGATATAAGGTGTAAAGAAGTGAGCGTTAGAGGTGCTAGTATGGGATGAGGTGCTTTAGTTAATTTAGACAGACATGCTATCAGCTTTTCTCCTGCTCCAGGTCTCTagactaagctaagctaagctaaccggctgctggctgtagcttcatatttaacagataGATATGAGATTTGTATCAATCTTTCTCTTATAACGCTCTGCGACAAAAGGAATAGGAATTATTCACAAAAAGggcaaactattccttttaagtTGTAATATTTGCGTGGAGTAccactatacaaataaagtcaTTCATATACAGGAATACtaattttgtattctttttatgAATGTATAGATGTAACTTATCGTCCTAAATCTCGAAAATTcaaagtttagaaaaaaaattggaatATTCCCCGTTGTTTGCATCACTTAGTGGCaaaacattaagaacattaCAGTTAACGTTTTCCAGTTGTTCTTTAGTTTTCCTGTCATCctataaaaaattataataatgattttaaaGGTCAAGGTTGGCGTTATTCTAGATTTTACTTCCTTTTCAGCCTGGcaattttttaatgtttttttatgggtttttttaaatctcgTACTCACAGGTGCAGTCGAGCACGCCGCCAAAATTGACGGACGGCACCGAGCTGCTGTGACTCTTCAGGAGAACACGACGCACTGGTTCCACTGCCAATCAGATGGCTGGGATCCCCATGCCCCGCCCTTACTGACGTGGTACCTGAACGGGGAGCAGCAGAGGGCGCCACCGCCATACCGTGGGCGACTTGTGATGAAGGAGTCATCGCGGGAAAATCCTGAGGTCAATCCCAACAGCACCTTCTCTCTGCGGGCCAGGAAGTGGGACAGGGAGCTGGTGTGCGTCGCATCAAACCCCAGGACGGGAGAGAGCCACAATGCCACGGTCACACTCAACGtccagtgtgagtgtgagaaatATTTCAGGATTGTACACTGTTCTCTGTCGGTGCAGTGGATAACGTTGttcctctcctccgtctcccaGTTCAGCCAGAGATCCTCAGGCTGAACGCCCACTACAGTGAAACCTCAGACCCCGGCCTCTCCTTGGTCCTCTTCGCCTTGGTGAGGTCCAACCCACCGGCCACCATCACCTTCATGGACCAGTCAGGCCAGCCGGTGGCCAACACCTCCGACTTCCTCATCCTGGACTCGCGGCGAAACCCCTGGTTGACCAATCACACGCTGAAGGTCACGCTGGGGAATCTGTCGGGGAATATCTCGATGAACGTCAGCAACAGTGTGGGAACGGTGCAGAGCAACCTCACACTGGCAGGTCAGTGATGGTAAAAAAGGCAAAAGGGAAACCAGGAAGGGTCActcttatgctaagctaactgtgtCCTAGCAGTTGCCTCATCAGGTACCATATACACCTGAGAGTGGTAGCAttcctctcatctaactctccatttaaaaaaaagctaataagcacgattcacaaaaatgtctgtttctctctgctttgcTCTCCAGAGTTCCTGCAGTCTCGCGTGGAGGTGCCCATGCTGGGAATAGTGACTGGAGGAGCCATGGCCTTCATGgccctcctcatcctcagtcTGATTGTTCTCTGcctcatgcaaaaaaacaagaccaagaCCTTTGGTGAGAAgggagtgtgtttgtatgtgtagtCAGCGAGTAGTGTGTAGCGTTGTGCATTTATTCAGCAGAATAATACATCTCCCTGTATTATGTTACAGATGAGCCAGTGGAGATTCTGATGACTAAGAAAAGGTAAATAAAGTAATCAGACTTCTGTCGGGGGATGTTTGTGTGAACCACCTTAACGGACTCAGAGAATGCCGGGTGGAAATACGGTAGATTTAGGGTTGGCAGAGTCTCTTTTTGACCACAAAGTGGAGATATTTAGGGTAAAGTTTCCATTTTAAGTCAACTGTAATTGTCATATTTTTCCTTGCTTCCataaggaaaaagaaaagaaataaacagaggTCAGATCCTGTTGGGTTAACATTTAGGTTTAAAGACTGAGGTAATTGAATTAATGCAATgattttgttgagaaaatgtaACACTCAGATTCATCAAACATGTTGATAAGCAACTTAATATACTATAACTGTCCTTGGAggaaataaattcaaattttggGAAATTCATTTATTAGCTTTCTCGAtggagttagatgagaagatcgacaCCACTCACTAAATATGACGCTACAGCCAGTGGcctgctagcttagcttagcataaacactgtaaactggtggattttgttaccgtTCCCAGTCTTTCTGCTAATTGAAGCTAACAAGCTGCTTAACTTCATATTAACAATAAGCAAGATTATACTACACTGTtcatgctaatatgctaacaAGGATTTAGCAGTAAAACAATTGGCTGCATTATGCATAACTTGTaaagaatgaaaacatatttaatcttGACAATAATCAATTGAGGGTTAAGGCTTGTGGACGTCCCCAAACTCCTTTTATAATCTCTACAACCACCTCCCTCTCACTGACACCACGCTGACGCTGTGTCACACACCTATCACCTTATCTCCTCTCATCACTTCATTCTCAGCATCATAAGTGGATTGGAGGGAAAACACTGATgaaagcgtttttttttttttgtgctcttaTGAATATTTGATGTCCGTCCTGCTGACCAATAGCACGTCTAATCCAAGCTGGATATCTCTCCTCCATATTTCTGTAAACAGTGAATCAGCCAATCTGAAGATAGAGAAACCTTGTAAGACCTACATCCCCAGAGAGAACATGTCTCTGCCTTCCAACATGCAGCTCAACGACCTCAACACTTTGAGAAAAGGTATGAATTTAAGACGTTTAAGAAAACACCCTCGCCTCATACACAGATGGTTGGCACTCTAGGTTAGGCCAGACATTGGCTTAGTACTTTACATACCAAGAGAACTGTTCCTATCTGCATATgtagtatataaaatatatagatatgaaCTGTATGTGGCATTGACAatttacaaatatgttttccaGTCACAAGTACAATTAGTGAACTCGTGAACTCATGAGGTGGTTTAGGCCTACTTTGTTTTACTGACTTTAATTAATGGATCATAAACTAGCAAAAGTCTGGAGGTTACCTCAATTAAAACATATGTAAGTTAATAAACTCCACTAAATCCAACAAACCAAGATGTTTCCGCCAGGAGGCCGCTGTCCATTCCCCTTGTGAGACGAGAAgtcaatgtttatttattcgTCATGTAACTTGCATACCTCACTAATGGCACTTCCGTAGTTAATTTAACCCAAGAAAACAATCTTTTCCGAAACAtaaagttgtttcctgtgaagagggAAGTGTTGCTGTACTTTTGTAGATAATGCACAAACAAATCAGGAGTAACTTTTCTTAagataacaaacaaacagttgttTGAGGATATGTTGCTCCTGAATACATCTCTGACCCGCCTACAAAACCTCCAGAACTCTCCGATCATCACACACTGGCCTCCTAACTGCACCCATGATCGGTTAATCCGGTGAAGGTGCATGTCAGGTGTTAAAATggcccctctctctctggataCAAACTGCCTGATGCTGTGAGATGCAGCACAATTATGTTGTCTTTTTGAAAAGCAAACTTATGACCCAACTGTTCCTTCTGGCCTCCTCTATtcctcagtcagtcagtcagtctgtctttctctctgtctctttgggTTTTGGTGGGAGGGCATGATGAGCAACTCCCAGTAGGTCCCAGACTCTCAGGGGCCCCAATTAATTGTGCTTCAGTAGTTTGTGGTAACGtttctgccccctagtggttTAATCGAGCTGAGATCCCAGAAGTGTACTTGCTGGTGCATCTGCTGTTGACTTGTTACAACAGATGGGATTCAATGCTAAAATGATCCAAACactattgtttttcttaaaactgGACCATCAGAAATCTTGGAGTGATTTTTGATTCCCGTCTGACATTCTAGTCTAATTATTGCTGTCGTGCCAAGACTAAGATGAGAAGTTTGAAGATTAGTTTTGTATCAATCTCTCTATCTTGCTGCAAGAAAATTAAGTGTATTTCCCCAAAACTGTCCTTTCAAACTCATCCATGCGTCTCTTTTGCATCCCACCGTGTCCTCCATCCTTCTTGCATCACTTCTCGTAGCCCGAGAGGTCGCCCAGCAGAACAGTGTGGGcgagaagaaggaagaggaggaggaagatctGTCTTTAGCCTACGCCGCTAGAGGTCAGGCATACACGCATTTATACTTTAGATTCAGTGTGGGAACAGCagtgagtgtgttttatttttttaactttgtgttCCCCCTCTGAATGCTCCCCAGGTTTTGCCAGATATCCGATGGTGGGCTACATCTACAAGGTGAACAGCACAAGCAGTGAGGAGATCTGGCTCTGACTGACCTCAAagttacgcacacacacacacacacacacacatacacacactgtacatgcATGCAAAACTACTTCAGACCATGCAACTGTACCAAAAGAGAAAGCCAAGAACAActgccagtcagtcagtccttTAACCAATCATCAGTCACCTTCAAGCTGGACCAGGATGACGAGGAACCACAAACCATCTTCGTCTGTCTTGGTATCAACACACTCTGTTTACTCAAGTTCATCCACGAACTTGAATTTCTTCTCCacgaaaaacaaaaagtgtcgatgtttttgtctctctgaaTCAAGTACTCTGGTCCACACACACCcctgatgtgtttttctcaaCAATGCAAAGTAAGAACTCTACATAATAACGCTCATATTCTGTATGTTAGGAAATGATTTCCTCCTGTAGCCACATGCTCATGACGTCCTCCTCCTTATTGCGTTATCGGAATGCATCCATCGTTCTAGTCTAACACCGGAAAGTCTAAGATAAATGTTCTGTACGtgagattttacattttgacgCATAATATCCCAAATAAGATGGTACATATCTACGGCGTATGTCTTTGTATATGGACATGTAACCAGTcgtgtactgtatatttgtatgcatatgtatatgtgtataaaaGAGGGACgtataataaagataatattgaAATTGTATGAAGTAAAATGTTTGGCCTGCTGTGGTTTTCATTGGCTCTCACCAGGGGGCGCTCTAATGTGCTTTTTAATCCGGAAAAAACATGGAGGACAATCAGCCATGAGGGTGTTGAGTGTTTTTGAGGTGGCACTAAAGAGAAGTGTGTTGTTGAAAGCATTGTTGGATTTGATAACAAGAGCAGGTGCAAGATATGAATAATGCATGTCTTtatgtttgactgtgtgtgtgtgtgtgtgtgtgtgtgtgtgtgtgtgtgtgtgtgtgtgtgtgcgctccaGGTGTTCGCTCTAGGTCACAGGGTTTTTGTGGCTTTTCTTCAGACAGGAAGCGGAGTCGTGTCGTGGGAgcatctcttcttttcttttctcttctcttctctctgctgcttcttctgtgCTGAACAGGGAACGCAGTctgtcacacacattcacatgcacaaaGGGAATTGAAATATTAATCTGAACACACATCAATGTGTTCAtgtcttttgttattttccagATGGAGCCGCTCCACACATCTCCAAAAGCAAACCAAGGAGCAAGTATCAGTCAGTGTAAACACATGGATCTGCCATTTCAGCTCATATGTGGCTGCTACTGACTATATTTCAAATGTCAATATGAAGATTTTCCTTCACAGATTGCTGCTCATGTCTTTTGGAAAAATGTGCAAGCAGCTTTCACAATGAATCATGGCCTGCTGGTAAAATCTGCAGCTAAATAAATCCACAATTGTGGATCAACAATTatctttaataaatattaaataccaGTTTAATTGAAATGCACTGACATTATATCCTGACTTTATCTATGGAAGATATATTAAGATCCTTTACTTTACTAAAAGTAGCTATAAAAATCCTCCAGTaaaagttaaagtcctgcactacttgagtaaaagtatgtaagtattataaaataagaaaaagtctACTCTACTTTAATGTATTATTCAGTTATATAATGGATGATGCATTAAAGTAGCACTTTATTGTTGCAGTTAGTCGATTTGGAGTTAGTTTTAACCATCTTCTCATGTAGTGTTTGAGCAGTTTAAtctaacaatgcatcatatttttgtctgtaaaatcTTGATTTGTGAAGTAACTAGTAACAACAGCTGCTATAAATGTGGTGGAgcaaaaaagtacaatatttccctctgaatttTAGCGGAAGAGAAGACTAAACAGACGTGAAACGGAAATACAAGTTATTAATGTACGTAGTTTAGCTGTTAATTCCACTAGTGTCATTTGTTGGAAGTCACAGAGACGCACAACAGTCAAGAACTcaacaaagactgaaaataaaCCAATCACACTCACTTCCTtctacacaccaacacacacacacacacacacacacacacacacacacacacacacacacacacacacacacacacacacacacacagagagagagactgtgacACTTCAACAGATGTAGACTGGATGCTTTGGCAGAAGGGATGCAGCATTTCTTTACTTTGAGGTGAgtacttttatttcaaatttgctgtagtttttcatttcaacattgtGTTGTTTACCAGTGTATGCATTGATGCAgaagaaataatacaaattgtTTAAGTAAAATCAACTAAACCCAAAGTCAGAGTTTGTTTTATGAATTAGCCAAATTGATTTTCATATAACAACACACTATATTTCGTCTCCCATCATCAGTTATCTGTtataaaaagttgaataaaatgGTCGACATGGGAGCAGAAAATGGCGCCCTTCCTGTTTTCTGCTGCGTGCTCCCTCGTTCTTTCAATGATCTGAAATATCTCCCTCCGTCGACAGCAGAACTCGGAGGAGTAAACACACAATGAAATCAGTTTTGCCTGCCTGTTTGCTGCTGCTTTGGACGCTGACAGGTAGGCCCTCCAAACGTCTTACATCAGTCTGGTTTTCAAGAAATAAATGTAccctttaatcattttaaaagaagcaaaatgtttgtttcattaaagtaaaagtttttatgtttctttacaAATGTCTCCCGCAGCACCTGTCAGTTGTGATACAGGTAAGAGGACTGCTTTATCCGTTACATTTAGTTGCATAATAACAACTACATGCTTGAAATGATTATgttaaaatctgtcttttttctaaCAAAGGCCCAGTGATTGAAGTGACCGAAAACAATAATGGGATTAACCTGAAATGTATCGGCGGTTCTATGTTCAAAAAGAACGATAAAGATGAAGGTCTTGAAAAGCTGGAATACAAAGATGAGAACACAGGGGAGTACTTCTGTGTGGATTCTAAGAATAATGATGTTAAAGCAAAACTCTTTGTGAAGTTTCGAAGTAAGTTCTGCATCAagactgcatgtttttttgtaaaaaattttttatataaatattttaaaaataatcatactttgtatacttttttttttttttttctccactgtgtCCAGCCTGCGACAACTGCATAGAGCTGGACGCGGGTTCAATAACAGGAATGGTTATAGGAAATGTGGTGGCTACCGCGGTGATCGGAGTGTCTGTTTATCTCCTCGCGTCTCAGGCTCGGATCGGTCCAGTCACCTCTCACAAGAAAAGTAATGCATAGATCCCTCCCTACTTCCTTCCTACCtacctccccccctccctccttccttcctacCTACCTACCTCCCTCCCTACTTCCTACCTACCTCCCTTCCTCCCTACTTCCTTCCTacctacctccctccctccctacttCCTTCCTacctacctccctccctccctacttCCTtcctacctccctccctccctccctacttCCTTCCTacctacctccctccctccctacttCCTTCCTCCCTACCTCCCTCCCTACCTCCCTacttccttcctcccctccctccctccctccctacttCCTTCCTacctacctccctccctccctacttCCTtcctacctccctccctccctccctacttCCTTCCTACCTACCTACCTCCCTCCCTACTTCCTTCCTacctacctccctccctccctacttCCTTCCTACCTACCTACCTTCCTACAACCCTGCCTTCCAATCCACCTACCTACATCACTGTCTAAAACCCTTCAACACTCCATCCCTTcttacctccctccctccctacaGCTCTACATTTCTTACCTACCTCCCTCCCCACATACCTCAACCTTACCAACCCACCTCActatctacctacctacctacctacctacctacctacctacctacctacctacctacaaCACTTCAACCCTACCAACCACCCTACCTACCTACTTACCTATTTACCTCTCTCCCTACCTCCCTACCTAACCCTACCTACCCCCTACCTAACTACCACCCTACCTACCACCCTACCTAACTACCACCTACCTaccctacctacctacctacctacctacctacctacctacctacctacctacctacctacctacctacctatctaTAATATCACTATTTCTCTCCTCAGGCTCTGACAGACCGCGCCCTGTTCCAAATAACGTAGGCAGAGAACCCAATGATCACTACCAGGTAACCACATGTGAATTTAGATTGTCACGTGATAttatcacataaataaatgataaatgtaacttatttctcttccttttcttccccCCACCTCTCCTTCCTCAGTCTCTGAAAGTGCGTCAGAAAGAAACGTATGATGTGCTGAACACAGCCAGACCATAACCCCTCCAGCTGAAAGCACAGCCGCCGCATCTTCCTTCCACCTCAAACATCTGCAGGAGGGAAAAGTCTGTTATCTGTGATTGGTGATGCtcatcccatccatccatctgttatTTGCTCTGTATGATATAACTTTAGCTTTTATCATTTCCTTTCACTATGCCTGTCAGCTATTTGCTATCACTAGTcacataatgataataatgataacctGTTGCTGTATGTCATAGTTCAGCGTTAATCAGTTCTTATTTCGGTACCATTTTTactgacagtgttttttttttcaatcattatatatgtttattaagtgtttattttaagaaaactgaaattatcatgatgcaaaataaaaaaaagttgaggaACACAAAATGTGCAGTTTTGTCATGTTGGCATATCTAATGTTCGAAAGttacaaagtacatttactcaagtaccgTACTTGTACTAATTTTACCCTAATGCATTTCCGAGGTAAGTATTTTCCTTTGTAATTCTACGTTAACTTGACAACAATGATTAGTAGTAGCTTTTCAGAGTAAGATGAatcttgaaaaatatataaaaaagaacataacGCTCTGTTTAGGagcatgtttattttcttttttgttttgttttgtgactgcttataaaaaaagtgttaaaagttatttaaaactagctccacctcaaccagctaAGACAGTAAAAGGGTTCTTACACATTGATGCATTAGTATTAAACTAATCATGTAATACATAATAAGAAATCAGTcacatgctttgttttttctgcataatgagcacttttatttttgttactttaaagtTACAAACCAGATTTCCATGAAGTTAAACCCATTGTCGGATACCGTTAATGATTGCTACTTATTCAGCAAAAGCCATTCAATGTAATTACAAACCATAATCACCTCTATATGCAGATGTTTTAACTTTTAGTGGCGGAGTCCGCCGTTTCCGCACTGGAGTCTGGCTTGCATGTAATCCAGGGTTACTGTTTGTAACATTATCTCATTTACATCATCCTCTCTGTATACTGTTCACTCACTTACAGCCATATCAGAGCAACATTAAGTTTCCTGTAGAATCTTCCGCATGGTCTCTTAACACCAGTAACCGCAGGTGaagccaaataaaaaaggattttaactttaagtacatttaaatgacaatacAGGCTTACTACTTGTAAGCAGTAGCTTTTAATTCAGGTATCTTGACACTTCAAGAAACATCTTTAACAACTTGgcgaaacacaaaaacaacaatttgacGAGACATACGCAGCACGTAAAGTGTTGCATGTCCAAGCCGTGTGCATTACTTTGTAGTGTACCCTTGAAAAAACTTTATGGTGTATCGTGAGTTTCGTGCAGCgtgtttttttgtatctgcAGCACTTTTTCTGTGTcgaatttatgttttttgtgtcatcAAGTTGCTGAGGATGTTTCTTAATTGGCCTTTGTTGTGTCTTTTGTGCAGCTCTCAGTGACACCATAGATCTTACTTATAATGGAGTATTTGTACATTGTtctatttgtacttttactgactacttcctccaccacttgCTTATTGATGCTGTAT contains the following coding sequences:
- the LOC129091764 gene encoding transmembrane protein 25, giving the protein MKTGGSRLSNVVSDLCFGGKEQRHTGRDSSCERKALQMIESALHAAAQVDVYVCAVLPQASMECVCLRRWASGSAVVLLHTLALSWTGAVEHAAKIDGRHRAAVTLQENTTHWFHCQSDGWDPHAPPLLTWYLNGEQQRAPPPYRGRLVMKESSRENPEVNPNSTFSLRARKWDRELVCVASNPRTGESHNATVTLNVQFQPEILRLNAHYSETSDPGLSLVLFALVRSNPPATITFMDQSGQPVANTSDFLILDSRRNPWLTNHTLKVTLGNLSGNISMNVSNSVGTVQSNLTLAEFLQSRVEVPMLGIVTGGAMAFMALLILSLIVLCLMQKNKTKTFDEPVEILMTKKSESANLKIEKPCKTYIPRENMSLPSNMQLNDLNTLRKAREVAQQNSVGEKKEEEEEDLSLAYAARGFARYPMVGYIYKVNSTSSEEIWL
- the LOC129094024 gene encoding T-cell surface glycoprotein CD3 gamma chain-like isoform X3 is translated as MKSVLPACLLLLWTLTAPVSCDTGPVIEVTENNNGINLKCIGGSMFKKNDKDEGLEKLEYKDENTGEYFCVDSKNNDVKAKLFVKFRTCDNCIELDAGSITGMVIGNVVATAVIGVSVYLLASQARIGPVTSHKKSSDRPRPVPNNVGREPNDHYQSLKVRQKETYDVLNTARP
- the LOC129094024 gene encoding T-cell surface glycoprotein CD3 delta chain-like isoform X1: MQHFFTLSRTRRSKHTMKSVLPACLLLLWTLTAPVSCDTGPVIEVTENNNGINLKCIGGSMFKKNDKDEGLEKLEYKDENTGEYFCVDSKNNDVKAKLFVKFRTCDNCIELDAGSITGMVIGNVVATAVIGVSVYLLASQARIGPVTSHKKSSDRPRPVPNNVGREPNDHYQSLKVRQKETYDVLNTARP
- the LOC129094024 gene encoding T-cell surface glycoprotein CD3 delta chain-like isoform X2, which codes for MQHFFTLRTRRSKHTMKSVLPACLLLLWTLTAPVSCDTGPVIEVTENNNGINLKCIGGSMFKKNDKDEGLEKLEYKDENTGEYFCVDSKNNDVKAKLFVKFRTCDNCIELDAGSITGMVIGNVVATAVIGVSVYLLASQARIGPVTSHKKSSDRPRPVPNNVGREPNDHYQSLKVRQKETYDVLNTARP